Part of the Leifsonia soli genome is shown below.
GGCGATGTGCTCGCCGTGATGCCGACCGGTTACGGGAAGTCGTCGCTGTATCAGGTGACCGGCACCATCCTCGACGGCGTGACGATCGTCGTGTCTCCGCTGATCTCCCTGCAGGAGGATCAGGTGCGTTCGCTCAGCGAGGCGACGGGGGTTCCGCGCGCGGTCGCCATCAACTCCTCCGCCGGGCAGCGTGAGCGCGAGCGCGACTGGGATGCGCTGACGTCGGGGGAGGCTGGCTTCGCCTTCCTCGCTCCCGAGCAGCTCGCGAACCCGGAGGTGCGGGAGCGGCTCCGCGGCATCGACGTCTCGCTGTTCGCGGTGGACGAGGCGCACTGCGTGTCCTCCTGGGGTCACGACTTCCGGCCCGACTACCTGCTGCTCGGCGGCGTCATCGACGAGCTGGGGCATCCACCTGTCGTCGCGATGACCGCGACGGGAGCACCGCCCGTGCGCACGGAGATCGGCGAACGGCTCGGCCTCCGCCGCCCTCGGTTGTTCGCGACCGGCTTCGACCGGCCGAACCTCCGGCTGGAGGTCGTGCGCCACGAGGAGGATGCGGCGAAGCGCGCGGCCGTCGTCGCGCAGGCGCGCCGGTCGGAGGGCGCCGGACTGGTCTACGTCTCGACCCGCAAGGACGCCGAGCTGTACGCCGAAGAGCTCCTGGAGGCCGGCATTCCGGCAGCGGCATATCACGCGGGCCTGCGTCGCGCCGAGCGTGAGGACGTCTACGAGCGCTTCATGGACGGCCGCGCCCGCGTGGTCACCGCGACCAGCGCCTTCGGCATGGGCATCGACAAGCACGACGTGCGCTCGGTCGTGCACGCCTCGGTGACCGACTCCCTCGACAGCTACTACCAGGAGGCGGGACGCGCCGGGCGCGACGGCCGGCCGGCGCTGGTCACCCTCCACTACCGCCCGGAGGACTTCGCCCTCACCCGGTTCTTCTCCGGCGGCGGCCCGGACGCCGACGAGCTCGCGCGCGTCTTCGGGGCCATCGCCCTCGAACCGGGCATGACCCGGGTCGAGCTCGCGGAACGCGTCGACATCAGCGTGCGGTCCCTCGGCCGCCTGCTGGGGCTGCTGCGGGATGCCGGCGTGCTCTCCGGGAGCGACGACGACCTGCGCGCGGAACGCCTCGACCCCGGCGCGGCCGCAGCGAAGGCGGTCGCCGAAGCCGCATCCCGGCAGCGCATCGAGCACTCCAGGGCGCAGCTCATGCAGGAATATGCCGAGACCGGAATGTGCCGTAGGCAGTTCCTCCTCGGCTACTTCGGCGAGGAGCTGCCCGAGCCGTGCGGCAACTGCGACACCTGCTCGTCCGGCAGTGCACAGCGCTGGGCGGAGGAGCACGACGCGAGCCGCGAGGAGGCGTTCCCGCTGGCCGCGCGGGTGCGGCACGAGACGTGGGGCCCTGGCGTCGTGATGCACACCGACGCAGACCGCCTCACGGTGTTCTTCGACGAGGAGGGCTACAAGGTCCTGTCGCTCTCGGCCGTCACGGACGGCGGACTGCTCGAGGTTCTCGGCCCCACGGCCTGAGCCTCCGCCTCGGCGCCGCGGAATTCCGCGCACCACGTCACGATCGCGCTGACGGATCGTCCTCTTCTATGTGACCTTCGATCGCTCTCCTCTGCCGGCGATGCTGTGTGCGTCCGCGGTCCTCGCCCTCCTGACCGGGCTCGGGGCCCCGGCAGCGGCATCCGCCGCTCCGGCGCACGAGCCCTGCTCTGCGCAGAGCGACGTCTCGTCGTGCGACGCTGACGGCGACACGGTGCCCGACACCGTCGAGCGCGTGGTCGCCGGTACTGCCACGGGTGCCACCGGCCGTGAGGACGCCGATCGCGACGGCGTGCCCGACTGGACCGAGGTGATGGCCTGCGGCACGGCCCGCTGCGCATCCCCGACCAAAGACAGCGTCGGCGACGGGATCCCCGACTACGCGCGGGTGCTCACCTGCGGTTCGGTGCGGTGCTTCACGGACAACGCCGACACCAACGGCAACGGCGTCCCGCGCTGGGCGAGCGTGGTCATCTGCGGGACGACGGGGTGCGCGACCGGTCACGAGGACTACGACGCAGACGGCGTCTCCGATGCGATCCAGCTCGCGGCCTGCGTGAAGCCACGGGGAGACCTCGCCTCGACGGGCCAGACCATCGCGATCTGGCTGATCATCGCGCTGGCGGTCGGGCTCATCCTGACGGGTGTGCTCCTCGCGCGGAAGCGCGCACTGTTCGCCGCCGCCGTCCGCTCCGGCGGGATGGCGTGATGCGCTGGGTGCGACCCCTGTTCCAGTGGGGAACGCGGGGAACCATCGGAGCCGTCGCTGCCGCCGTATTGACGCTGTCCGGAACCGTGACCCCTGCAGAGGCCTCCCCGGCGGAGAAGGCGCGGCGGATCGCTGCAGCCACCCTCTCCGAGGTCCGTGCCGCTTCATCCGAGCAGGCCGCCCGGGTCAAGAACGAGACCGAGCCGCCGCCACCGCAGGCGCAGGGCACCATCCGGCCCGAAACCGAATCGAGGGTGGCCGCGAAGGATCTCGGCGCCTCCGTCACGTTTTCGGGCAGGGACATCGAGTCGGCTCTCACGGTCCGCCTCGGCGCGGCGCCGGCGAACGCGCTTCGCGCGGCCACAGCCGAGGCGCCCGAACGCGGTGCGCCGGTGTCGGACCCGGTCGAGATCACGGCCACCGACGACCACGGCGATCAGGTGACCCAGTTCCCGGCCAAGCCCGTCAAGAAGCGGGGAGGAGGGGAGGACGGCCCGGTCGTCTCCGACGTCATCCCCGGTGTCTCCCTCGAATTGAAGCCCGATCTCGCGGCCGTCAGAGACAAGGATCTCGATCCCGCGACCCTGCAGATCTACACGCGGGAGGGCGCGGGCGAGCCGTGGACCGCGCTGCCGTCGTACTACGACACGAAGGCCGGCGTCGTGAAGGGGGTCTCGACGCACCTGTCCCAGTTCGTCGTCATCGGCATCCCGTTCCCGGTCCCGGACGGCCCCGTCATCGTGCTCGATCCGGACAACGACGAAGGGCACGCGTCGACTCCTGCACCACCGGTCACCGAGCTCGCCTACAACATCCAGCTCGCCCAGCAGGTAGCGACGCTGCTGGAGCAGGACTGCCAGGCCACCGTGAGGATCACGCGCCAAGACCCGAAGGCGCCCTTCGTCCCGCGCGGGGTCCGGGCGGGGATCGCGGCCGCGGCGAACCCCGCCGCGACGATCGGCATCGGCTTCAACACGAACCAGGGAACCGCGTGGGGATCGCCCGCCGACGGCGGCTCGCAGGTGTACTCCCGCGGTGGGGCGGCCGACAACGCGCTCTCGGCGGCGCTGGTCGGCGTCCTTCCCACGTACACGACGCGGCCCGCCAAGCAGCTTCCGAACAACGGCAACTTCCCGGGCGACGAGTTCGCGGCGCTGCCGAACGCAGTGACGCACGTGGAGCCGTTGTTCCTCGACCACAACTACGACCGTCCGATCATCGACAACGGCATGGCTCATATCGCGGACGGCGTGCTGACCGGTCTCGGCGTCTACCTGGAGTCGCAGGGCTTCGACTGCACAGACCCGGTGGCCGGAGGCTGGCCGTCCCCGCCGTCTGCGGCCGAGATCGCCCGGTGGCGCCAGCTCGGTCACCAGAACCATCAGACGTATGGCGGTGAACCCTTCTCGTTCTCCACGGGCAACCTCATCGAGGACGAGAAGCTGTTCTCGCTCCCCGGGCCCGGGGGATCGAGCACCGACATGACGCTCACCTACAACTCGCAGGACGGCCGGCTGTCCCGTGTGGGCGCCGGCTGGTCGTTCGAGTGGGGAGCGCGCGCCCAGCGGTTCATCGACGGGTCGGTGATGGTCGTCCGGGGCGACGGGGCCTCCTTCGTGTTCACAGCGGACGGCCACGGCGGGTACACGCCCGCCGACCGAGGGGTACATCAGACGCTGGCAGAACGGCCCGGTGGAAGGCTCGAGCTGAGCGACGTCTCTGGGGAGACCTGGGTCTTCGACGCCTCCAACATCGACGGCATCGGCAACCTCATCTCGTACACGGACACGAAGGGTCACGCGACGACGCTCGCGTACGGACCCCCGGCCGACCGGAGGACGTCGCAGTTCCATCCCCTCGCATCCATCACGGATGCGGCCGGGCAGGTCATCGCTGTCGACTCGGATGCGCTGGGTCGCGTCACCGGGTTCACCCGCCCGGGCGGCGACCGATGGGGCCTCGCCTACGACGGCGCCGGCAACCTCACGACGATCACGCTGCCCGACGGTCGGACGCATGCCTTCACGTACGACGGGGCGCATCAGCTGCTGAGTGCGACCGACGCCACGGGCGCCGTGTACCTGAAGAACGAGTACGACGGTCAGGGCCGCGTCGTCAAGCAGTGGGATGTGCAGGGCAACCTCCGCACTCTCGATTACTCCACGCCGGGTCAGACGACATACACGGACAACCTCGGTCGCGTCTCGGTGTACTTCTACGATGAGCGATCGCGGATCACCAAGGTGCGGCATCCCGACGGCACCACGGCGTCCTTCCGGTTCGATGCGGACGACAACGTCACCTCGTCGACGGACGAGAACGGCGCTCGCACGGCCTACTCCTACGATCTGTCCGGCAATCTGATCTCCGAGACGGCACCGGACGGTGTCGTCACCCGGTACACCTACACCCCGGCCGGCCAGGTCGCCACGAAGACCGACACCGGAGGTCCCAGTGGGTCCCCTCGAACCTGGACATACGACTACGACGCCGCAGCACGGGTGACCGCCGTGCACCAGCCGGACGGCACGGTCGTGCACCACGCGTACGACGCCGCCGGCAATCTGGTCTCCTCGAAGCAGCCGTCGGGTGCCACCACCACCTACGCCTACGACGCCGCGGGCCGGCTCGCCTCGCGGACCGATCCGGCAGGACGTGTCTCCCGGTACACCTACGATGCCGCGGGACGTGTGGTTTCGCACGTCGACCCGGGCGGTCACGCCACGCGCTACAGCTGGGATTCGGGCGATCGGGTCGTCACCGCGACCGACGCCGCCGGCAACGCATTCCTATTCGGGTGGGAGCCGAACGATCACCTCGCCTCCGTGACCGACCCCACCGGCGCGGTGACGAGATACGCGTGGGACGCGATGTTCCACCTGACCGAGTCGACGAGCCCGTCCGGAGGCGTCACCACCTACGGCTACACGGCCGAGGACGCCCTGTCGAAGCGTTCCGACCCGCTCGGCGGCACCACATCGTTCATCAGCGACGCGCGCGATCGGACGGTGAAGACCGTCGACCCGAATGGAGGCACCTGGAGCTACGCCTACGACGGTGTGGGAAATCTGACCTCCGTCGTCTCCCCGGAGGGCGGGACGACGTCGTACGCCTACGACACCCGAGGCAACCTGACGATGGAGACGAACCCCGCCGGCGGAGAGACCCGGTACAGCTACGACAGCGTCGGGCGGCTCGTCAAGGAGACCGATCCGGATGGTGTGGCCACCTCCTATGCGTACGACGTGATGGATCGCGTCGCGAGGATCACGGACGGCCGTGGCGAGCACACCGACCTCTCCTACGACCCGGATGGGAACCTGACCTCGGTCACCGATCGCGGCGGAACGGTGACCGCCTATCGCTTCGACGCCTCCGGCCAGGTGGTCTCGCGGACGAGCCCCCTCGGCGAGGTGACCACCTTCGGGTACGACGCGGACGGCAATGTCACCTCGGTCACCGATGCGGCGGGGCGGACAACGACCTACTCCTATGACGCACTCGAGCGACTCGCTTCGGTGACGGACGCGGAGGGAAGCGCCACCCAGTACGCCTACGACCCGAACGGCCGCACCACCTCGGTCATCGACCCGAACGGCAACGTGACCGCCTTCGCCTACGACGCCGACGGGAACCAGGTGAGCACGACAGACCCGGTCGGAGGGGTGACCCGGTACGGATGGGACGCCGCCGGCAACCAGACCTCCCTCACCGACGCGCGCGGCCATCGCACCCTCTACGGCTACGACCCGGCGGGACAGCTCACCGCTGTCACGGAAGGCTACAAGCCGGGAGCGAAGGCGACTCCCGACGTGAACGTCGTGTCCACGTACGCCTACGACCGCGACGGCAACCTCTCCGCGATCACCGATCCGAACGGGCACACCACCCGATACACCTCGGATACAGCGGGCCGGACGACGTCCGAGACGAATCCCGTCGGGAACACCACGAGCTGGATGTACACGGCGGCGGGCAGACTCGCGAAGACCACCGCAGGCACCGGGGCGACCACCGCTCTGACCTATGACAGGCGAGGCGACCTGGTGCGGCGGGATCAGGCGGGCTCGGTGGCGACGTATGAGTACGACGCCGAGGAGCGGTTGATCGCCATGACCGATCCGACCGGTGTCTCCGGCTGGATCTACGACAAGGCCGGGCGTGTCACCACCCAGATCGACCAGTC
Proteins encoded:
- a CDS encoding RHS repeat-associated core domain-containing protein produces the protein MTPAEASPAEKARRIAAATLSEVRAASSEQAARVKNETEPPPPQAQGTIRPETESRVAAKDLGASVTFSGRDIESALTVRLGAAPANALRAATAEAPERGAPVSDPVEITATDDHGDQVTQFPAKPVKKRGGGEDGPVVSDVIPGVSLELKPDLAAVRDKDLDPATLQIYTREGAGEPWTALPSYYDTKAGVVKGVSTHLSQFVVIGIPFPVPDGPVIVLDPDNDEGHASTPAPPVTELAYNIQLAQQVATLLEQDCQATVRITRQDPKAPFVPRGVRAGIAAAANPAATIGIGFNTNQGTAWGSPADGGSQVYSRGGAADNALSAALVGVLPTYTTRPAKQLPNNGNFPGDEFAALPNAVTHVEPLFLDHNYDRPIIDNGMAHIADGVLTGLGVYLESQGFDCTDPVAGGWPSPPSAAEIARWRQLGHQNHQTYGGEPFSFSTGNLIEDEKLFSLPGPGGSSTDMTLTYNSQDGRLSRVGAGWSFEWGARAQRFIDGSVMVVRGDGASFVFTADGHGGYTPADRGVHQTLAERPGGRLELSDVSGETWVFDASNIDGIGNLISYTDTKGHATTLAYGPPADRRTSQFHPLASITDAAGQVIAVDSDALGRVTGFTRPGGDRWGLAYDGAGNLTTITLPDGRTHAFTYDGAHQLLSATDATGAVYLKNEYDGQGRVVKQWDVQGNLRTLDYSTPGQTTYTDNLGRVSVYFYDERSRITKVRHPDGTTASFRFDADDNVTSSTDENGARTAYSYDLSGNLISETAPDGVVTRYTYTPAGQVATKTDTGGPSGSPRTWTYDYDAAARVTAVHQPDGTVVHHAYDAAGNLVSSKQPSGATTTYAYDAAGRLASRTDPAGRVSRYTYDAAGRVVSHVDPGGHATRYSWDSGDRVVTATDAAGNAFLFGWEPNDHLASVTDPTGAVTRYAWDAMFHLTESTSPSGGVTTYGYTAEDALSKRSDPLGGTTSFISDARDRTVKTVDPNGGTWSYAYDGVGNLTSVVSPEGGTTSYAYDTRGNLTMETNPAGGETRYSYDSVGRLVKETDPDGVATSYAYDVMDRVARITDGRGEHTDLSYDPDGNLTSVTDRGGTVTAYRFDASGQVVSRTSPLGEVTTFGYDADGNVTSVTDAAGRTTTYSYDALERLASVTDAEGSATQYAYDPNGRTTSVIDPNGNVTAFAYDADGNQVSTTDPVGGVTRYGWDAAGNQTSLTDARGHRTLYGYDPAGQLTAVTEGYKPGAKATPDVNVVSTYAYDRDGNLSAITDPNGHTTRYTSDTAGRTTSETNPVGNTTSWMYTAAGRLAKTTAGTGATTALTYDRRGDLVRRDQAGSVATYEYDAEERLIAMTDPTGVSGWIYDKAGRVTTQIDQSGGRLASAHDKAGRLASMTLPTGQNLTYTYDRAGRTTSQSSPWGSLAYAWDPAGNLTELRRSTGITTTYGYDGANRVTDVRHATPAAAEGAAPTPSPTPASYASGDAAAAQCTTVAGYLTARTAPAAGESSVCTHANTYLKSRTLPEASLPVPEGGSLAYHYGYDVDGNVTEATQTIAGPSPEGDPGAGTPVPSPAPTVPPVSAPSPKVASVAYGYDRLDRLATSKASSGEQNSYGYDAAGNRTAWSRSGAKDGDFTQSATFNDANQLTQSTTTGSGRGVSAGVASYSYDGAGNRVSQSVAGVGTSFAFNAAGQTSAVTREGRSTSYAYDGLGRQAAVTDQTKYGTSMTRNTFDGADVVQSSVSGQGTTTLVRDAAGALAEHVTSTGVATWDLLDGLGSTVAGAKAGAVTELSSYDDWGGQRFESGGWSSPESYTGHAQDVTQGQVHTFARSYDPATGTWTTPDSWRGLLTQPESLARYRYAWSNPTTFLDPDGHKCAPRTGASDALPLGCGAPPHKAYQDVKMPPAPPPYAPAKKDPKTPAATDPKSKSETQKRHAERDRWVIVADVLTIVGGVFGFASLIPGPQQPVLAALAAVSSLAGTVISCILGGDQLASCVIGVILSAIPFVGASAKASFRGIIKDAVDGAVQAVGRMGDGLGAVTGTGDLVKRAR
- a CDS encoding RecQ family ATP-dependent DNA helicase produces the protein MSRIQEVARESFGWSRLRPRLAEAMEVLLDGGDVLAVMPTGYGKSSLYQVTGTILDGVTIVVSPLISLQEDQVRSLSEATGVPRAVAINSSAGQRERERDWDALTSGEAGFAFLAPEQLANPEVRERLRGIDVSLFAVDEAHCVSSWGHDFRPDYLLLGGVIDELGHPPVVAMTATGAPPVRTEIGERLGLRRPRLFATGFDRPNLRLEVVRHEEDAAKRAAVVAQARRSEGAGLVYVSTRKDAELYAEELLEAGIPAAAYHAGLRRAEREDVYERFMDGRARVVTATSAFGMGIDKHDVRSVVHASVTDSLDSYYQEAGRAGRDGRPALVTLHYRPEDFALTRFFSGGGPDADELARVFGAIALEPGMTRVELAERVDISVRSLGRLLGLLRDAGVLSGSDDDLRAERLDPGAAAAKAVAEAASRQRIEHSRAQLMQEYAETGMCRRQFLLGYFGEELPEPCGNCDTCSSGSAQRWAEEHDASREEAFPLAARVRHETWGPGVVMHTDADRLTVFFDEEGYKVLSLSAVTDGGLLEVLGPTA